Proteins found in one Pieris napi chromosome 6, ilPieNapi1.2, whole genome shotgun sequence genomic segment:
- the LOC125050236 gene encoding GTPase HRas encodes MTEYKLVVVGAGGVGKSALTIQLIQNHFVDEYDPTIEDSYRKQVVIDGETCLLDILDTAGQEEYSAMRDQYMRTGEGFLLVFAVNSAKSFEDIGSYREQIKRVKDAEEVPMVLVGNKCDLQAWAVDMTQAREVARSYGVPFVETSAKTRMGVDDAFYTLVREIRKDKESRGKKFRRGNKLGSRRSFKCTLL; translated from the exons ATGACCGAGTACAAGTTGGTTGTGGTTGGTGCTGGAGGCGTCGGTAAATCAGCCTTGACTATACAGCTGATACAAAATCACTTCGTGGACGAGTATGACCCAACGATAGAAGACTCCTATAGGAAGCAAGTAGTGATAGATGGAGAGACTTGCCTGTTGGACATCTTGGACACGGCTGGACAAGAGGAGTATTCAGCTATGAGAGATCAGTACATGCGAACTGGTGAAGGTTTTCTGCTAGTGTTTGCAGTGAACAGTGCTAAGAGTTTTGAGGATATAGGGTCATACAGGGAACAAATTAAACGAGTGAAGGACGCAGAAGAAGTGCCGATGGTGTTAGTTGGAAATAAGTGTGATTTGCAAGCCTGGGCGGTAGATATGACGCAGGCGAGAgag GTTGCCCGAAGTTATGGAGTGCCTTTTGTAGAAACCTCAGCTAAGACCCGTATGGGTGTTGATGATGCATTCTACACCCTAGTTAGAGAGATTCGCAAAGATAAAGAAAGCCGGGGTAAGAAATTTAGGCGAGGAAATAAGTTAGGTTCCAGGCGTTCCTTCAAATGTACACTACTTTAA